The sequence TCAACGGAACTCAATATTTTTTTCTGTCTGAAATTATTTCTGGAACTTTAGGAACTGGACAAGGGGAAGAATACATGGACAAAAATAGAGATAGCGGAACGTACTTGCCAATGTGGGTAGATATAGAAAGTTTATCATTGATTGATGTTAGACCCAGTGAAGTTGCTTTAAAAGTTCAATCGCTATTCAATTGACGCATCTCCCAAAAAATCAACACTATATATATCGATAGAAAACGTAATGAGATGCCTCATTCTCATTGCACTGTATGCCTATTTGTTGTGTTTTTGGCGAGTGTGAGTCACAATTTTCCCTTGCAAATATGAATGGCGTATTCGGTTGATTCTATTAAGTCTTTTTGCCCCTTCTGAATTCTTAAATTTAAGGCTTTGTGAAAATAACTTATAGCAAGATCGTAATTTTCTTGGTCAAACAAATTTTTGGCATAATGTTGATAAACAAAATCTAGTATACCCCGACGTTCATCACATATTTCGGCTTCTTCCATCAGTTTCTTAAACATTTGATTAGACGTATGAAAGTCTTTCTGCCATTGATATGTGTGGGCCAAACGTAGTTTATTAACAAACAAGCTATTGTCATTACTTGTGCTTTCATATGTTTGAATCGCTAACCTTAAATATTTTTTACTTTCTTCCAATTCTTTAACAGTCCGCAAATAAACGCCCATTAATCCATAGATTTTTGCTATTTCGTTTTTATCGTTCTGGAATATTGGTATTTGTTTTTTTAGAAATTCGATACCTTTCATCATTTCAGCTTTTGACAGAGGAACTTCTCGTAAATTTTCATCAAAATAAAAATCTAAATTAAATGGGATAGCAGACATGTCCATCCTTTTATTTAGACCACCTTTCAAAGGAAATTCTAAGCTTTTCATAATGGTCCCCATCCAAGCCAGACGCATTGTCCATAAACACGGCCTCTTCTGGAAACCATATCGTAAAGGCGCCAATTTTTGAGCGCATTAAATAATACCCTTCCGCTACTGGCTCTGTCGACACCATCATTTCTCGGGAATACTCATTTTGAAACGCATCAATTTGCGGCAAGTCTGCCGGATCCATTTCTGCTGGCGTTTTTTCTGTTTTTTCTTCTGGTGAGCTGCCCATTTGGCATATCCCCCTACCATCATAGCAATGACAACTTTTGTGACGAAGGGAAAAAGTGGTTTATCGGCAAGGTGGGGCAATTACGACAATTTGATTCATAAAAACAAGCATGATCCGAAAAGTGCCGAATCATGCTTGTTTGCTTTAAACTTCTTGCTGTTCTTGTTTGCCTTTTACTAAAATGGTCTCGCGGTCTCGGTACAGCAAAAATGTCGCAAGGATAAACGATAGCAAATCGGCAATAGGAAATGCTAAGAACACGCCGGTGATGCCCATATATTGAGGCAGCAACAACACAAGGGGAATTAGGAAAATGATTTGCCGAGACAGTGATAAAATCAAGGCAGGGGTTGGTTTGCCAAGAGCTTGGTACAAACCGCCGGCAACCACTTGCACGCCAGCAAGAAAGAAACCAGCGAACATGATTCTCATCGCTGTTGTGCCTGTCTCAATCGCAAGAGTGTCTGTCGTGAAAATTCGCATCGAAAGAGCTGGGAAAGCCATCATAATAAAGACAACGCCAATCGAACAGGCGACCACGACTTTTAATGTCAGCCAAATGGTCTCACGCATTCGCGCAAATTGTTTGGCTCCATAATTGTAACCGACAATCGGCATCATTCCTTGCATAACGCCAATCATTGGCATCACCGTAAACATCATAATCCGCTGGATGATGCCAAATACACCGACGTGCATATCGCTTCCATGTTGAATGAGCATCGCGTTGATGGCGATCATCATCAAACTCCCTGATGCTTGTTGGACAAATGCAGGAAAGCCGACAGACAAAATTTCCTTTACGACAGAAACCGGCAGAGACACGCTTGTCCAACTGAGGCGCAACGAACTTTCACCTTTAGCGTAATACCGCAAAATAAAGAAGCTCACCGCTCCTTGGGCAACAACCGTGGCGACGCCTGCCCCTTTAACGCCCATATCGAGAGCAAAAATGAAAATGGGGTCGAGAATGATATTCAGAATGGCCGGAATGACCATTGTCACCATCGCAAACCGAGCGTTTCCTTCCGAACGAATAATATTGTTTGTCGCAAATGTAAAAGCAAAGAATACCGTACCTAGCATGATCGGGAACATGTAGTCATAAGAATACGGCAAAATATCTGGAGTAGCGCCGAATAAGACAAGCAAATCTTCCAGAAAAAATAGCGCCGTGATTAAACCGGCAACGCTCATGACTACAATGAGCGCAAGCACTGTACCGAACACGCGATTGGCGTCTTCGTGCCTGTTTTCTCCTAACCTTCTAGAAATGACAGACGCGCCGCCAATTCCCACAGCTGCCGAGACCGCCATCATAATCATCATGACGGGGAAGGCAATCGTTAGACCCGCCACCGCTTCAATGCCAACGCCGTAGGAAATAAAGAGAACGTCGACGACATTGTAAAACGCCATGACAAACATACCGATCATGGCTGGAACCGATAGATCTCGAAGCAATTTTCCGATCGGTTCGTTTCCTAACTTTGTGCTATTGTTCGTTTGTTTCATAATTTAAAAATCCTTCCATTCGGCCAACATCACTCAAGCATTGGAGGTAAACGCTCCTCTGCTTTTCATATGAACCGTCCTTTTCCTATTAACCTAGGAGCTCTTTGCCATCTCCCTTTTTTCCTTCAACAAGTTGATTGGACAGCCACAAGCTCGCTATAATATGTTCTTCATAAGGGGCATGTTTTTCCTCCTACCTAATCATAGGGAGGGAGCATCGCGTACACAATAGTTACGGAATCTGTCTAGAATCGCCGCCTCCATTAACTCGATTACCTCTACGGCCCTAACCATACAAAAAAACTGCAGAATGCCTGTTCTGCAGCTTAACGTAAACGGCTTTACTATTGGGAAGACGCCCTAAAAAAGAAAGGCAGACATATCCGCCTTTCTTCAATTGGTTTTTAAAAAGCCCGTAGAAGATTTATAAACTTTGGACAGACAGACTGAATCCGTTTACTCTGCATCATACAGAGCCCTGAACTATGAAATTACGTGTCCAAAACAAATCCAATCTGGCTGCGCATCGTTTAAAACCCTCCTCTTTCAAGTAATCTTACTATACTGGTGAAATAGCTGTCTGTCAATGTATATTATTCTGTTTTATAATAAGCTAAATCGCCATTCATTTGTTGGTTTAAAGCTGTTAGTTTTTCGGCTGCAGTTGCGATTGTTTCTAGTGCAGCGCCTTGCTCGTCAAAGGAAGCGATCATTTCTTCAACGGATGCGGCTGTCTCTTCTGCTACACTTAACGCTTGTTCCACTGAGAAAGTCATCGTTTTTGCTTGACCTGTAATATTTTCCATTTCATTTTCGATAATATAAATGGCGCCGCTTGTCTTTTGAATAGAAGCTTCGATCCCTGTGAATACTTCTGCTGTTTGTTTGACTGCTTCTTTTAATTCATCTGAGTAGCTGCCCGTTTGTCCGATTAGCATGATGATTTGCTCCATCTCTTGTTCAATTCCAGAGATGACCTCTTTTATTTCAGCCGTGCGCGTATTCGCCTGTTTCGCAAGCTTGCGCACTTCCGCAGCAACGACGGCAAATCCATTGCCATGTTCCCCTGCCTGTGCTGCTTCAATGCTTGCATTTAAAGCAAGGAGGTTCGTCTGCTCGGCGATGCCATTAATTACTTGCGTCACCCGTGAAATGTCTTGGATTTTCCCATATAATTTAGTAATGCCGATGCTAATGTCTTCTGATGCTTGGTGGGAATTGGAATGAGACTGTTCCAAGTGGGAAACCATTTCCCTTCCTTTTGCAGAAGCAATGGAAGACTCAACGGATGTTTCAACCACTTTTTGCTTTTGCTCGTTGATTGATTGAATCGACTGGTTCAATTCCCCGACTTGCTCATTCGTTTTTTCCAGTTGGATGGCTTGATCTTGCGTTCCTGACCCGATTTCATTAACAGCTAAAAGCATCTCCTGTGCCGTTGCTGATGTCTCTTCTGCTACTGCTGACAAATCCGAGGCCCGATCGAGGACATTGATGCCAGATTGCTGCAAATCAGCAACCAATTTTCTCAACTGGGTCGTCATTGTATTGAATGACCGACCTAACCGGCCAATCTCGTCATTGGACTCTGGCAAGTTCGAATAGGAAATGTCGCCGTCGGCAATTGCAGCTGCCGCAGTCGCCACTGTTTCCAGCGTTTGCACTCTTTTGCGGATTAGCAAATAAGCGGCAAGCAATGCAGCAATGGAGACGATGGCTGTTAATGCCGTTATATAATAGCCAAGCTCTTGAATGTCGCTATAAAATTCGCTTTCAGTTGCCGTCATGCCAATATGCCAGCCCCATGGTTCGAAATATGTCATGTAGCTGATTTTTTTGACTTGTGCACCGTCTTCGACGCGATTATAAAACGTAAACCGATCTTCTACATTTTCCTTTCTAGCACTTTCGACGAATTGTTGCCGATTTGTCGTGTCTTCCGGAATTTCACCGATCTCATTAGTGGGGTGAAGTTGGGTTGCGTAATCATCTGTATACGCTACCATATATCCGTCTGATTTATAAGAAAACAGCGATTTGGAATGCTCATATCCGTTTTCTGTTTTAGGTCCAGAAATTAGCAAACGTGCCCGTTCCTGCCCTTCTTCTAGCGACATCGTGCCATTTTCGATATCCTCTTGTATGGCTGTTAATAGAGGCAGCGCTGCATCAACAGTATGTTTCATATCAAGCATGCCGGCGTCAATCAGCTGATTTTTCGCTAACGTATACGTAGTAGTGCCAATTACTAAACTTGTCATTAGCACACATGCTACAAGCAAAGCAGTTAATTTAACTAAGATTCTATTCCTAAATCTTTTCATGAACATCCCTCCCCCTTTTTGTATCGGTTAAAAAGTGACAGGGATGAATATTGTCGTTTCATATCGGGGTGCATATTTCCCGTCCGCGCAAGAACCGTTTAAACATAGCCTAATAATCGAAAACCAAGCTCGAACTATATAGGTAAAACCGATCATTCTTCTTTCGTTTAGTGTCAATAACCCGTTTTAGCTTTATCACCAGCCAGACAACACGCCAGTAAGCAAAGCAAATAGCGCCATCCATAGTGTCGTTAAAAAGGCCCATTTGAACATAAATCGTTGATGGTCACCTAATTCTACTTGCGCAAGGCCAACCAACAAAAACGTTGATGCTGTCAGCGGACTGAGAGGAAAGCCAACTGTCATTTGCCCGAGTACGCATGCTTGGGCAATTTCGATTCCAGGCACGCCGTACATTTCTGCCGATTGGGCAAGAATTGGCATGACGCCGTAATAATAGGCGTCTGGATTAAAGACGAGGCTGAGGGGCATGCTGGCAATGGCGACAACGATCGGCAGTGAACCGCCAATTTGTTCAGGCACTAGGTTGACTAACGCCACTGCCATCGCTTCGATCATCCCTGTGCCTGTAAGGATACCTGTGAAAATTCCAGCTGCAAAAATAATCGATAACACCGGCACCATGCCCGACGCTTGCAACTGGATTTGTTGCATTTGCTCTTTTGGATTCGGATAATTCATTAGCAACGCAAGCACAAAGGCAATGATAAAGACGACGGGCAGCGGCAACCATTGCATCACCAATGTCGTTAACGTCAAGGCGGTCAACAATAAATTGGGAATAAACAGCTTCGGGCGTTTCATTTTCAATTGCTCTTCCGTTTGAGCACTGCTCATTGAATGTTCGATTGATTGGACGCCAAGGCGTTTTCGCTCTTTTTTTCCAATCCAGTAAGCGACAAATAAAAGCCATAGAAATCCTACCGCCATCGAAGGCAATAGTGGGATAAATATGTCGCCGGGATCAATGCCAAGCGCGCTGCCGGCGCGGGCAGTCGGCCCTCCCCATGGCATAATATTCATGAGGCCCGCTCCAAGGCCAACGATTCCTGCCAAGACGAGTCGGTTCATGCCGAGCCGATCATAAAGAGGCAACAAAGCTGGGATCACAATTAAGAACGTCGATGCTCCTGAACCATCAAGCTGGGCAATCATAGCAAATAACAGCGTACCGACTACTACTTTTAAAGGATCGCCTTTCACCGCTTTTAAAATTCGGGCAAGAATCGGATCAAACATGCCTGCATTGTTCATAACGCCGAAAAACAGGATTGCAAAACCTAGCATAACGCCAGTCGGAGCAACAAGTTGAATGCCCTCCAGCATATGCTCACCGAGCTCAAGTCCAAATCCGCCAATGATGCCAAAAACAATTGGAATCAACACAAGTGCGACAATAACAGAAAGCCGCTTCGAAATAATCGAATATAAAAACACCACAATCGTCAAAAAACCAAGTAATGCTAGCATGAAATCCCTCCTTATTTAAGCGCTTTCAAAACGTTGCCCACTGTCAGAAGCGGGCGATGCCTCTCTTTTACAACTGAACGTTCATTTCAAGAAAATACCAAGAGAGCGATTTACCATGTGCATCAAAATCAAGGGCGGCCGCTACGCCACCTGGGCGAGTGCCATGGATGACAAAATGGAGTGCAGCCAATTGAGGAAGCTCATAACGGTCAACACCGCCAGAGGCTAGTCGGCGAAAATGTTGCTTGACCGCCGCTGCCGTTATTTGTTGCCTTACGCTTTCGTAAAATCGTTCATCGTACAGAAACAGGCTGATCGTTGTCTGTTCGCCTTTGTCGCCTGCCCGAGCATGGGCAATTTTATATAAAGGTGTAGTCATGCTATTACCTCCGTTACGAACACTTTTGTCTTCACCATTGTTCGTGGAATCGATGCTGAATAGGCAGAAACGACACGTTTTGCTTGTGATCGAACCCCGCCTGGACCCCCTGGGCCATTTAGCCACAATGCTTCCACTTCCTCCCCAACACGTTCAGCTTGCCGGCGGTCCTTCGCTCTAGCAGCTACACGGAGAAGGACTTCATATGGGCGGGCTGATGGCTCATTCTGAAAAAGCCCATTCACCCCAAGCAATTCATGTTTAACCTCTTGCTGGTTAAACCCTGCACTTGTTAATCGCGCCAATACGATTTCAGCAGCGAGATGGGCCCGTTTAACTGCACCGTAGCCTCCATAGGCAATCATGCCTTCACCAATGTAGCCTTGGTTCACGCCAATCGTCGCTTTTAGTTGAGCGGGCCGCTCACGACCGTTTCCCCCGTTCACTGCAATCCGATTGTCGGCAACCTCCTTAAAACACACAGATGAAAAATCAGCGGTAACGTCGGGCGTCATATAGGCAGT is a genomic window of Shouchella clausii containing:
- a CDS encoding tetratricopeptide repeat protein, which translates into the protein MKSLEFPLKGGLNKRMDMSAIPFNLDFYFDENLREVPLSKAEMMKGIEFLKKQIPIFQNDKNEIAKIYGLMGVYLRTVKELEESKKYLRLAIQTYESTSNDNSLFVNKLRLAHTYQWQKDFHTSNQMFKKLMEEAEICDERRGILDFVYQHYAKNLFDQENYDLAISYFHKALNLRIQKGQKDLIESTEYAIHICKGKL
- a CDS encoding MATE family efflux transporter gives rise to the protein MKQTNNSTKLGNEPIGKLLRDLSVPAMIGMFVMAFYNVVDVLFISYGVGIEAVAGLTIAFPVMMIMMAVSAAVGIGGASVISRRLGENRHEDANRVFGTVLALIVVMSVAGLITALFFLEDLLVLFGATPDILPYSYDYMFPIMLGTVFFAFTFATNNIIRSEGNARFAMVTMVIPAILNIILDPIFIFALDMGVKGAGVATVVAQGAVSFFILRYYAKGESSLRLSWTSVSLPVSVVKEILSVGFPAFVQQASGSLMMIAINAMLIQHGSDMHVGVFGIIQRIMMFTVMPMIGVMQGMMPIVGYNYGAKQFARMRETIWLTLKVVVACSIGVVFIMMAFPALSMRIFTTDTLAIETGTTAMRIMFAGFFLAGVQVVAGGLYQALGKPTPALILSLSRQIIFLIPLVLLLPQYMGITGVFLAFPIADLLSFILATFLLYRDRETILVKGKQEQQEV
- a CDS encoding methyl-accepting chemotaxis protein — translated: MKRFRNRILVKLTALLVACVLMTSLVIGTTTYTLAKNQLIDAGMLDMKHTVDAALPLLTAIQEDIENGTMSLEEGQERARLLISGPKTENGYEHSKSLFSYKSDGYMVAYTDDYATQLHPTNEIGEIPEDTTNRQQFVESARKENVEDRFTFYNRVEDGAQVKKISYMTYFEPWGWHIGMTATESEFYSDIQELGYYITALTAIVSIAALLAAYLLIRKRVQTLETVATAAAAIADGDISYSNLPESNDEIGRLGRSFNTMTTQLRKLVADLQQSGINVLDRASDLSAVAEETSATAQEMLLAVNEIGSGTQDQAIQLEKTNEQVGELNQSIQSINEQKQKVVETSVESSIASAKGREMVSHLEQSHSNSHQASEDISIGITKLYGKIQDISRVTQVINGIAEQTNLLALNASIEAAQAGEHGNGFAVVAAEVRKLAKQANTRTAEIKEVISGIEQEMEQIIMLIGQTGSYSDELKEAVKQTAEVFTGIEASIQKTSGAIYIIENEMENITGQAKTMTFSVEQALSVAEETAASVEEMIASFDEQGAALETIATAAEKLTALNQQMNGDLAYYKTE
- a CDS encoding CitMHS family transporter, which encodes MLALLGFLTIVVFLYSIISKRLSVIVALVLIPIVFGIIGGFGLELGEHMLEGIQLVAPTGVMLGFAILFFGVMNNAGMFDPILARILKAVKGDPLKVVVGTLLFAMIAQLDGSGASTFLIVIPALLPLYDRLGMNRLVLAGIVGLGAGLMNIMPWGGPTARAGSALGIDPGDIFIPLLPSMAVGFLWLLFVAYWIGKKERKRLGVQSIEHSMSSAQTEEQLKMKRPKLFIPNLLLTALTLTTLVMQWLPLPVVFIIAFVLALLMNYPNPKEQMQQIQLQASGMVPVLSIIFAAGIFTGILTGTGMIEAMAVALVNLVPEQIGGSLPIVVAIASMPLSLVFNPDAYYYGVMPILAQSAEMYGVPGIEIAQACVLGQMTVGFPLSPLTASTFLLVGLAQVELGDHQRFMFKWAFLTTLWMALFALLTGVLSGW
- a CDS encoding AtuA-related protein, with the protein product MTTPLYKIAHARAGDKGEQTTISLFLYDERFYESVRQQITAAAVKQHFRRLASGGVDRYELPQLAALHFVIHGTRPGGVAAALDFDAHGKSLSWYFLEMNVQL